Proteins from a genomic interval of Oscillospiraceae bacterium:
- a CDS encoding tyrosine-type recombinase/integrase: protein MASVEKRGESYRIVVFDGYYPNGKQRTRKKTVKLDPNLTQKKITDELERQKVLFEEQVKKGQYYSSDMRFSEYAEIWIKNYGERQLAPKTLERYKALLVRINDAIGNIPLVKLQPHNINEFIMNLEEGKREDTKFIAVVDLKELSKIHGMTRVKLAEQSGVTESTIYAAFRGQGVRKETAIAICKTLKIKIKDTFVEKGGNVKLAPRTVLHYFRLISTILNAAVKDDQIIDSNPADRTRPPHSVRKEAEYLDDIQSIHLLELLEEEPIKYTTAIILLLFLGLRRGELLGLEWSDINFSNRKVSIHCTSQYIAGKGIITKEPKTSSSVRTIKLSNICFDQLQTYRVWQDEQRLSFGNQWHETNRLFTTWNGLPMHPDSLSGWFKDFIKRSGLPNIHLHSLRHTNATLMIASGIDIRTVSRRLGHAQTSTTMNIYTHAIQSADAKAADKLEDMLSPKGKVIPFRAKQISEG from the coding sequence GATATTATCCCAATGGTAAGCAAAGAACGCGGAAAAAGACCGTGAAATTAGATCCAAATTTGACGCAAAAGAAAATCACTGACGAACTCGAACGACAGAAAGTGCTTTTCGAAGAACAAGTAAAAAAAGGACAATACTATTCTTCAGATATGCGCTTTTCCGAGTATGCTGAAATATGGATAAAGAATTACGGCGAACGTCAACTTGCACCAAAAACCCTGGAACGATATAAAGCTTTGTTAGTTAGAATCAATGATGCCATCGGTAACATACCTCTCGTTAAACTTCAACCACACAATATCAATGAATTTATAATGAACCTTGAAGAAGGAAAACGTGAAGACACGAAATTTATCGCAGTTGTTGATCTAAAAGAATTATCAAAAATCCATGGGATGACAAGAGTGAAACTGGCTGAGCAGAGCGGGGTTACAGAGTCGACGATATATGCTGCTTTTAGAGGACAAGGTGTTCGCAAAGAAACTGCTATCGCCATATGTAAAACGCTGAAGATTAAAATAAAAGACACTTTTGTAGAGAAAGGCGGAAATGTGAAGTTGGCGCCAAGAACGGTTCTTCATTATTTTCGTTTAATATCAACAATATTGAATGCTGCGGTTAAAGATGATCAAATAATCGATTCAAATCCCGCTGACCGTACGAGACCCCCTCATTCGGTTCGGAAAGAAGCTGAGTATCTTGACGATATTCAATCCATTCATTTGCTCGAACTATTAGAAGAAGAACCCATTAAATATACAACCGCAATAATTCTGTTGTTGTTCCTGGGACTGCGTCGTGGTGAATTGCTCGGTCTGGAATGGTCCGATATTAACTTTTCCAATCGCAAAGTAAGCATACATTGTACATCTCAGTACATAGCAGGCAAGGGTATCATAACAAAGGAGCCAAAAACTTCATCAAGTGTGCGTACCATAAAGCTATCGAATATTTGTTTTGATCAGCTGCAGACATATAGAGTTTGGCAAGATGAGCAACGTCTTTCCTTTGGTAATCAATGGCATGAGACTAATAGATTGTTTACTACATGGAATGGTTTGCCTATGCACCCTGATAGTTTATCGGGATGGTTTAAAGACTTTATTAAACGATCTGGTTTACCGAACATTCACTTACACAGTTTGAGACATACCAATGCTACGCTAATGATTGCGAGTGGGATTGATATCAGAACGGTATCAAGACGTCTAGGGCATGCTCAGACATCCACCACAATGAACATCTACACCCATGCAATTCAAAGCGCTGATGCAAAAGCCGCTGATAAGCTCGAAGATATGCTTAGTCCCAAAGGGAAAGTAATTCCATTTCGAGCAAAACAGATAAGTGAAGGATGA